A genomic stretch from Luteolibacter flavescens includes:
- a CDS encoding cytochrome c oxidase subunit I — protein sequence MSAHAHAADHGHGHGHDDHHHHEQSFIQKYIFSTDHKTIGIQYGLTAMAFLAFGFYLMMVMRWSIAYPHEPLPEWMSWLFTDNWKARWLQDGKVTGETYNMFGAMHGTIMVFLGIVPLGFGAFGNYVTPLQIGAVDMAFPKLNMASYWMYLAGGLVMCASFFMESGAAKSGWTNYSPLAGFADGQIVNQWLAGQTQWLVGLVLLISSSLLGSVNFITTIINLRARGMTWMRMPFFVWAMLVTGFLLLLAFPPLEAAGIMQLMDRVTHSSFFMPSGLYTSKEGLADLSGGGSPLLFQHLFWFLGHPEVYVLLLPAIACVAEIIPANTRRPLWGYKAMVYGVLVLGFLSFVVWAHHMYLTGMGPVVSTFFQTTTVLISIPSVILLTSMIISLWGGSIRFTPAMVWACAFLPMFGIGGLTGLPLAFNLVDLHLHDTYYVIGHFHYVVAPGILFGLFAGVYHWYPKMTGRHMSNFLSHVHFWPSLVCMNLIFFPMLTQGMAGFHRRWYNGGDAYLAKAKDSVNVFGLTVAEHIDLNIVMSMAAWALALAQIPFIINLFTAWKIGRKVESDNPYNATTLEWATPTPPGHGNFLTEPSVYRGPYEYSRPDCDEDYLPQWEAPKRDSETPAEKPATPSAH from the coding sequence ATGAGCGCCCACGCCCACGCCGCCGACCACGGTCATGGTCACGGTCACGACGACCACCACCACCACGAGCAGAGCTTCATCCAGAAGTACATCTTCTCGACCGATCACAAGACGATCGGCATCCAGTACGGTCTGACGGCCATGGCCTTCCTGGCCTTCGGCTTCTACCTGATGATGGTGATGCGCTGGAGCATCGCCTATCCGCACGAGCCGCTGCCGGAGTGGATGAGCTGGCTCTTCACGGACAACTGGAAGGCCCGCTGGCTCCAGGATGGCAAGGTGACGGGTGAGACCTACAACATGTTCGGCGCCATGCACGGCACCATCATGGTGTTCCTCGGCATCGTGCCGCTCGGCTTCGGTGCCTTCGGCAACTACGTCACTCCGCTGCAGATCGGCGCGGTGGACATGGCCTTCCCGAAGCTGAACATGGCCAGCTACTGGATGTATCTCGCCGGTGGCCTGGTGATGTGCGCCTCCTTCTTCATGGAGTCCGGTGCCGCCAAGTCCGGCTGGACGAACTACTCGCCGCTCGCCGGATTCGCGGACGGCCAGATCGTGAACCAGTGGCTCGCGGGACAGACGCAGTGGCTCGTCGGCCTCGTGCTGCTGATCTCCTCCTCGCTGCTCGGCTCGGTGAACTTCATCACCACGATCATAAACCTGCGCGCCCGTGGCATGACCTGGATGCGCATGCCCTTCTTCGTCTGGGCGATGCTCGTCACCGGCTTCCTGCTCCTGCTCGCCTTCCCTCCGCTGGAAGCTGCCGGCATCATGCAGCTCATGGACCGGGTGACCCACTCGTCCTTCTTCATGCCGTCCGGCCTCTACACCTCGAAGGAAGGCCTGGCTGATCTCTCCGGCGGTGGTTCCCCGCTGCTGTTCCAGCACTTGTTCTGGTTCCTCGGTCACCCGGAGGTATACGTTCTCCTGCTGCCCGCCATCGCCTGCGTCGCGGAAATCATCCCGGCCAATACCCGCCGCCCGCTGTGGGGCTACAAGGCGATGGTCTATGGCGTGCTGGTCCTCGGCTTCCTGTCCTTCGTCGTGTGGGCTCACCACATGTATCTCACCGGCATGGGCCCGGTCGTCTCGACCTTCTTCCAGACCACCACGGTGCTGATCTCCATCCCGTCGGTGATCCTGCTCACCTCGATGATCATCTCGCTGTGGGGCGGCTCCATCCGCTTCACCCCGGCGATGGTCTGGGCCTGCGCCTTCCTGCCGATGTTCGGCATCGGCGGCCTCACCGGCCTGCCGCTGGCCTTCAACCTGGTCGACCTCCACCTGCACGATACCTACTACGTCATCGGCCACTTCCACTACGTGGTGGCCCCGGGCATCCTCTTCGGCCTCTTCGCCGGTGTGTATCACTGGTATCCGAAGATGACCGGCCGCCACATGAGCAACTTCCTCTCTCATGTCCACTTCTGGCCGAGCCTGGTGTGCATGAACCTGATCTTCTTCCCGATGCTCACGCAGGGCATGGCAGGCTTCCACCGCCGCTGGTACAACGGTGGCGATGCTTACCTCGCGAAGGCAAAGGACAGCGTGAACGTCTTCGGCCTGACCGTCGCCGAGCACATCGACCTGAACATCGTGATGTCCATGGCTGCCTGGGCCCTCGCCCTCGCACAGATCCCCTTCATCATCAATCTCTTCACCGCGTGGAAGATCGGCCGCAAGGTCGAGAGCGACAATCCTTACAACGCCACCACGCTGGAGTGGGCGACGCCGACGCCTCCGGGCCACGGCAACTTCCTCACCGAGCCCTCGGTCTACCGTGGCCCGTATGAATACAGCCGCCCGGATTGCGACGAGGACTACCTCCCGCAGTGGGAAGCACCGAAGCGGGACAGCGAAACGCCCGCCGAGAAACCCGCAACCCCGTCCGCTCACTGA
- a CDS encoding cytochrome C oxidase subunit IV family protein: MADSPEAIQKSLRLYKLIGAALFVGTVVTVAVATVPALDFGKHGFDTADMVLGLAIASVKASLVAAIFMHLNHEKSLIYWVFGFGIIGAVILLLLTGLAESDPLHYNGFKDGVPGSDVKIQHH; encoded by the coding sequence ATGGCCGATTCTCCTGAAGCAATCCAGAAGTCGCTCCGCCTTTACAAGCTGATCGGTGCCGCGCTCTTCGTCGGCACCGTGGTCACCGTCGCGGTGGCCACCGTCCCGGCGCTCGACTTCGGCAAGCACGGCTTCGACACCGCCGACATGGTCCTCGGTCTCGCGATCGCGTCCGTGAAGGCCTCGCTCGTCGCGGCCATCTTCATGCACCTCAATCACGAGAAGAGCCTCATCTACTGGGTCTTCGGATTCGGCATCATCGGTGCCGTCATCCTGCTTCTTCTCACCGGCCTCGCCGAGTCGGATCCGCTTCACTACAATGGATTCAAGGATGGCGTGCCCGGCTCCGATGTGAAGATCCAGCACCACTGA
- a CDS encoding D-2-hydroxyacid dehydrogenase, whose amino-acid sequence MKAALILACLLGTASAQTVLLPESMKAEVAGLAEKHPTLELDFYANAAEAKEKIATAEGYVGTPDEGLLETGAKLRWVHIHGAGIERYTALPKIKDGTVALTNFKIQQGPEIADHAFALLLSLTRNMAAYQRAQADGAWGRNDAKLPMIELRGRTMMVIGYGGIGTQVAERAKAFGMKVIAIDPKDLPISQTLDRSGKPDELDELLPEADVVVSCVPHTPQTEKMLGTAQFTAMKKGAYLINVSRGKIVDTDALVKALQEKKLAGAGLDVTDPEPLPKDHPLWKMDNVVITPHVAWASDQRPERQDQLVLTNLSRFARGMALSNRVDPAKGY is encoded by the coding sequence ATGAAAGCCGCCCTCATCCTCGCCTGCCTGCTCGGCACCGCCTCCGCACAGACCGTGCTCCTGCCGGAGTCGATGAAGGCCGAGGTGGCAGGGCTGGCCGAAAAGCACCCGACGCTGGAGCTCGACTTCTATGCAAACGCCGCCGAGGCGAAGGAGAAGATCGCGACGGCGGAAGGCTACGTCGGCACGCCGGACGAGGGCCTGTTAGAGACGGGCGCGAAGTTGCGATGGGTCCACATCCACGGCGCGGGCATCGAGCGCTACACCGCCCTGCCGAAGATCAAGGACGGGACGGTGGCGCTGACGAACTTCAAGATCCAGCAGGGCCCGGAGATCGCCGACCACGCCTTTGCCCTGCTGCTTTCGCTAACGCGGAACATGGCCGCCTACCAGCGCGCGCAGGCCGACGGCGCATGGGGCCGCAATGACGCGAAGCTGCCGATGATCGAGCTGCGCGGCCGCACGATGATGGTCATCGGCTACGGCGGCATCGGCACGCAGGTGGCCGAGCGGGCGAAGGCCTTCGGCATGAAGGTCATCGCGATCGATCCGAAGGACCTGCCGATCTCCCAGACTCTCGACCGCAGCGGCAAGCCGGACGAACTCGATGAACTGCTGCCCGAGGCGGACGTGGTGGTGAGCTGCGTGCCGCACACGCCGCAGACCGAGAAGATGCTCGGCACCGCCCAATTCACCGCCATGAAAAAGGGCGCGTATCTCATCAATGTCTCGCGCGGCAAGATCGTGGACACCGATGCGCTGGTGAAGGCACTCCAGGAAAAGAAGCTCGCCGGTGCCGGTCTCGACGTGACCGATCCCGAGCCGCTGCCAAAGGATCACCCGCTGTGGAAGATGGACAATGTCGTCATCACGCCCCACGTCGCCTGGGCATCCGACCAACGGCCGGAGCGACAGGACCAGCTCGTCCTGACGAATCTCTCCCGCTTTGCCCGCGGCATGGCGCTGAGCAACCGGGTCGATCCGGCGAAGGGCTATTGA
- a CDS encoding ABC transporter ATP-binding protein/permease encodes MDQPPKFTRHVWKQLWRLIRPYFFGRTWPRAWIQLGTLVTLSVAVTWVAIFSLRVMRDVMTALEKQDTVGFQRALWIYIGTFAASIPLAAFYRYVEERLALNWRDFLSRTFMIRYFYNRAYYRLHGHEEIDNPDQRISEDAKNFTTTSLSFTLLVINSVIQILGFARELWMISGTLVAVLIGYAAFGTLMSFLIGRRLIGLNYLQYEREANLRYGLVRVRDNAESIAFYRGERKELRDLRRRLGGVVGNMSVLIRWNRNLAFFTTGYNSLALILPLAIVAPLFLQGKVEFGTITQAMGAFAAFLAAVSLFITQFERLSAFAAGVTRLGSLWEFLDERDVEDDLEVEVEEHIEISEESRTITLDGLTVETPDRGRTLLRDLSFQLEPGQSLLIMGESGSGKSSLLRTIAGLWNSGDGKIGRPPYRSMMFLPQRPYMVPGSLRTQLDYPEARRNTDPATLQEVLETVNLPDLAKRVEGDFDREADWANMLSLGEQQRLSFARLLMKRPAVAFLDESTSALDEPNEELLYRYLQEHRYTYVSVGHRSTLLKYHDWLMRIGKDGAWEITKTADLEKTTS; translated from the coding sequence ATGGATCAGCCGCCGAAATTCACGCGCCATGTCTGGAAGCAGTTGTGGCGGCTGATCCGTCCTTACTTCTTCGGCAGGACGTGGCCGCGCGCATGGATCCAGCTCGGCACGCTGGTCACGCTCTCCGTGGCCGTCACGTGGGTCGCCATCTTCTCGCTGCGCGTGATGCGCGACGTGATGACCGCGCTGGAGAAGCAGGATACCGTCGGCTTCCAGCGCGCGCTGTGGATCTACATCGGCACCTTCGCCGCGAGCATCCCGCTCGCCGCCTTCTACCGGTATGTGGAGGAGCGGCTCGCGCTGAACTGGCGCGACTTCCTCTCGCGCACCTTCATGATCCGGTACTTCTACAACCGGGCCTACTACCGGCTGCACGGCCACGAGGAAATCGACAACCCCGACCAGCGCATCTCGGAGGACGCGAAGAACTTCACCACCACCTCCCTCTCCTTCACCCTGCTGGTGATCAACTCGGTCATCCAGATCCTCGGCTTCGCGCGCGAGCTGTGGATGATCTCCGGGACGCTGGTCGCCGTGCTCATCGGCTATGCCGCATTCGGCACGCTGATGTCCTTCCTCATCGGCCGCCGCCTTATCGGGCTGAACTACCTCCAGTACGAACGCGAGGCAAACCTGCGCTACGGACTCGTGCGCGTGCGGGACAATGCGGAGTCCATCGCCTTCTACCGCGGCGAGCGGAAAGAACTGCGCGACCTGCGGCGGCGGCTCGGCGGCGTGGTGGGAAACATGTCGGTGCTGATCCGCTGGAACCGCAACCTCGCCTTCTTCACCACGGGCTACAATTCCCTCGCGCTGATCCTGCCGCTGGCGATCGTCGCGCCGCTCTTCCTGCAGGGGAAGGTCGAGTTTGGCACCATCACGCAGGCCATGGGTGCCTTCGCGGCCTTCCTCGCGGCGGTGTCGCTCTTCATCACGCAGTTCGAGCGGCTGAGCGCCTTCGCGGCAGGCGTCACACGCCTCGGATCGCTGTGGGAATTCCTCGACGAGCGCGACGTGGAAGATGACCTGGAAGTCGAGGTGGAGGAGCACATCGAGATCAGCGAGGAAAGCCGCACCATCACGCTCGACGGCCTCACCGTGGAGACGCCGGATCGCGGGCGCACGCTGCTGCGCGACCTCAGCTTCCAGCTCGAGCCCGGCCAGAGCCTGCTCATCATGGGCGAGAGCGGCTCCGGGAAAAGCTCGCTGCTGCGCACCATCGCCGGGCTGTGGAATTCCGGCGACGGCAAGATCGGCCGCCCGCCGTATCGCAGCATGATGTTCCTCCCGCAGCGCCCCTACATGGTGCCGGGCAGCCTGCGCACGCAGCTCGACTACCCGGAGGCGCGGCGGAATACCGACCCCGCCACGCTGCAGGAAGTGCTGGAGACGGTGAACCTGCCCGACCTCGCGAAGCGCGTGGAAGGCGACTTCGACCGCGAGGCGGACTGGGCGAACATGCTCTCTCTCGGAGAGCAGCAGCGGCTGTCCTTCGCACGGCTGCTGATGAAGCGGCCCGCCGTTGCCTTCCTCGACGAATCCACCAGCGCGCTCGACGAGCCGAATGAGGAACTGCTCTACCGCTACCTCCAGGAGCACCGCTACACCTATGTCAGCGTGGGCCATCGCTCGACGCTGCTGAAGTATCACGACTGGCTGATGAGGATCGGCAAGGACGGTGCATGGGAGATCACGAAGACCGCGGACCTGGAGAAGACCACCTCATGA
- a CDS encoding pyridoxamine 5'-phosphate oxidase family protein, producing the protein MPKPQPEPVDPAQLPELAMATMKSAKFPMLATDDDGQPRLRPVSPVKTEHFTVWVANLRAYHKTGDIAANPRVELCYMDEHHHQVRITGTAKVETDRDLLDAIWEKNPLLRMYLGTPENPELVVYRIEPSRVRFMKEWALEYHEVPL; encoded by the coding sequence ATGCCGAAGCCCCAGCCCGAGCCGGTCGATCCCGCGCAGCTCCCCGAACTCGCGATGGCGACGATGAAGTCGGCGAAGTTCCCCATGCTCGCCACCGATGACGACGGCCAGCCGCGGCTGCGCCCCGTCTCGCCGGTGAAGACGGAGCACTTCACGGTGTGGGTCGCGAACCTGCGGGCCTATCACAAGACCGGCGATATCGCCGCGAACCCGCGCGTGGAGCTTTGTTACATGGACGAGCACCACCATCAGGTGCGCATCACCGGCACCGCGAAGGTGGAGACCGACCGCGATCTGTTAGATGCGATCTGGGAGAAGAACCCGCTGCTGCGGATGTATCTCGGCACCCCGGAGAACCCGGAGCTGGTCGTGTATCGCATCGAGCCGAGCCGTGTCCGCTTCATGAAGGAATGGGCGCTGGAGTATCATGAGGTGCCGCTGTAG
- a CDS encoding c-type cytochrome, producing the protein MIDPSKPDLEESVNVTEAHERVIRGAAAASRESKLKENGAEPISLWVLIMCAVPLLAAGWTLGKAGKLFSYKDITREGYVRLIPDDGEGVKLPPVPWLEASIKKGHKEYSKCTGCHGADGKGDGASYPSLAGSKWVNGETEVFAMVILNGLTGPTSSGKTYGVMPAQSAGLSGESLAHLMNYIRHSFGNDASGGGSKPEAVVTKEMGATALEISGKRAKAGAAVTGDELTADHHKNLPGTPIDPKMMVDPITLEPAEAK; encoded by the coding sequence ATGATCGATCCATCCAAGCCCGACCTCGAGGAATCGGTGAACGTCACCGAAGCCCACGAGCGCGTGATCCGCGGCGCCGCCGCCGCTTCCCGCGAGTCCAAACTCAAGGAGAACGGTGCAGAGCCGATCTCGCTCTGGGTGCTCATCATGTGCGCCGTGCCCCTGCTCGCCGCCGGATGGACCCTCGGCAAGGCAGGCAAGCTTTTCTCCTACAAGGACATCACCCGCGAGGGCTATGTCCGCTTGATCCCGGATGACGGGGAGGGAGTGAAATTGCCGCCTGTCCCATGGCTGGAAGCATCGATCAAGAAAGGTCATAAGGAGTACTCCAAGTGCACCGGTTGCCACGGCGCCGATGGCAAGGGTGACGGAGCTTCCTATCCCTCTCTCGCTGGTTCGAAGTGGGTGAACGGGGAGACGGAGGTCTTCGCGATGGTGATTCTTAACGGCCTCACCGGACCGACTTCTTCCGGCAAGACCTACGGTGTGATGCCTGCCCAGTCCGCCGGTCTCAGCGGTGAGAGCCTGGCCCACCTGATGAACTACATCCGCCACTCCTTTGGCAACGACGCGAGCGGCGGCGGCAGCAAGCCGGAAGCCGTGGTGACGAAGGAAATGGGTGCCACCGCGCTGGAGATTTCCGGGAAGCGCGCCAAGGCCGGTGCTGCAGTCACCGGCGACGAATTGACTGCAGACCACCACAAAAATCTCCCGGGCACCCCGATCGACCCCAAGATGATGGTCGATCCGATCACCCTCGAACCGGCGGAAGCCAAGTAA
- a CDS encoding helix-turn-helix domain-containing protein yields the protein MPRLSKDQHSQLTGQVDRWLKKTYREQLDLPALAREIGITRFLLCRLYHERSGKTIRLKQREIRIHHAAKLLSSGSRKISDVARAVGYGSASHFTKAFLEEKGVLPTVWKSRPKIVAVPETAGSLPPPGLTFVRATVGEVPPELSYGSGQWLPAWSGASQPQAARRAPVRGRKRALDGNAFAD from the coding sequence ATGCCCCGCCTCTCGAAAGACCAACACTCGCAACTCACCGGCCAAGTGGACCGGTGGCTGAAGAAGACCTACCGCGAGCAGCTCGACCTGCCGGCGCTCGCCCGGGAGATCGGCATCACCCGTTTCCTGCTCTGCCGCCTCTACCACGAGCGCTCGGGCAAGACGATCCGGCTGAAGCAGCGCGAGATCCGCATCCATCACGCGGCGAAGCTGCTATCCAGTGGCAGCCGCAAGATCAGCGACGTGGCGCGCGCGGTCGGCTACGGCAGCGCGAGCCATTTCACGAAGGCCTTCCTGGAGGAGAAGGGCGTGCTGCCCACCGTGTGGAAGAGCCGCCCGAAGATCGTCGCGGTGCCGGAGACCGCGGGCAGTCTGCCGCCGCCGGGGCTCACCTTTGTGCGCGCGACCGTCGGCGAGGTGCCGCCGGAGCTTTCCTATGGCTCGGGCCAATGGCTGCCGGCCTGGAGCGGTGCGAGCCAACCGCAGGCTGCGCGCCGCGCTCCGGTGCGTGGCAGGAAGCGCGCGCTGGATGGCAATGCCTTCGCCGACTGA
- a CDS encoding DUF3820 family protein, which translates to MDREDFRKLLGEIGQMRMPFGKYGPAGVPPRGMPIYDLPPEYLSWFKQRGFPKGRLGELLAIVCEIKDVGMDLVFDPLREANGGRVTYRVKRPRERNFGEGD; encoded by the coding sequence ATGGACCGCGAGGACTTCCGCAAGCTGCTCGGCGAGATCGGCCAGATGCGGATGCCATTTGGCAAGTACGGGCCCGCCGGGGTGCCGCCGCGAGGCATGCCGATTTACGACCTGCCGCCGGAGTATCTCTCGTGGTTCAAGCAGCGCGGCTTTCCAAAGGGGAGGCTGGGCGAGCTGCTGGCGATCGTCTGTGAGATCAAGGACGTGGGCATGGACCTCGTCTTCGACCCGCTGCGCGAGGCGAATGGCGGTCGCGTGACCTACCGGGTGAAGCGCCCGCGCGAGCGGAATTTCGGGGAAGGGGATTGA
- a CDS encoding cytochrome c oxidase subunit II, translated as MSPSKFLSIPENFSAHGGRVDHLIDVVHWFMIALFVGWTLFFLYCLFRFRASVHPKASYHGVRNHISSHLEIAVVIIEAVLLLGFAIPLWKERTDTWETVQKQDPVRVRVVGWQFGWTYHYPGKDGKFGRINPLVRTANNDVALDLDDPNAQDDFIASNLKIPKGRPAILMITSNDVIHNYAIVPMRIQQDAIPGREIPMWFTPTKTLETSVVCGQLCGEKHGDMVGLMEVVEDKAFREWADTESDNALKSRAPKETTASR; from the coding sequence ATGAGTCCCTCGAAATTTCTCAGCATCCCCGAAAACTTCTCCGCCCACGGCGGCCGGGTGGACCACCTCATCGATGTGGTCCACTGGTTCATGATCGCGCTTTTCGTGGGGTGGACCTTGTTCTTCCTCTACTGCCTTTTCCGCTTCCGCGCTTCCGTCCATCCGAAGGCGTCGTATCACGGCGTGCGCAACCACATCTCCAGCCACCTGGAAATCGCCGTGGTCATCATCGAGGCCGTGCTGCTGCTCGGCTTCGCCATCCCGCTGTGGAAGGAGCGCACCGATACCTGGGAGACGGTGCAGAAGCAGGATCCGGTGCGCGTCCGCGTCGTCGGCTGGCAGTTCGGCTGGACCTATCACTACCCCGGCAAGGACGGGAAATTCGGCCGCATCAATCCGCTGGTCCGCACCGCGAACAATGACGTGGCGCTCGATCTGGACGACCCGAATGCGCAGGACGACTTCATCGCTTCCAACCTGAAGATCCCGAAGGGCCGCCCGGCGATCCTGATGATCACCTCGAACGATGTGATCCACAACTACGCGATCGTCCCGATGCGCATCCAGCAGGACGCCATCCCCGGCCGCGAGATCCCGATGTGGTTCACGCCGACCAAGACCCTCGAGACCTCCGTGGTCTGCGGCCAGCTCTGCGGTGAGAAGCACGGCGACATGGTCGGCCTTATGGAAGTGGTCGAGGACAAGGCCTTCCGCGAATGGGCGGACACCGAGTCCGACAATGCGCTCAAGAGCCGCGCTCCGAAGGAGACGACCGCGAGCCGCTGA
- a CDS encoding cytochrome c oxidase subunit 3: MEIPYIVTPRKDTGLFNSKIAIWLFLASEVMLFGGFFSAYIFLRIDADYPWPERTLPVLPGLINTFVLIASSVTVVFAWASLKLRQWGKFQAYMLFTVFCSFVFMGLKGIEYYVKLHHQALRMPDYSVVEGHLGYKPKDGVHLGHDETLKDDQIARDVNGKKLEENLINFEASQITYNTVRYYKPWVEGVIVRAAEQFDTVVFEKTFVAGIEEAAATALESEIDNLKEGEADPAIPDAAKVFRKGDEITVDGLRRFIAEQEEAEVPALAREKKIAETLIAAAVNKPATVKLAADLKLQTAPGKEVVFAKGTDLSVKLLDDIKAAHLAARSNNSSHRIDSLREEWDKAHKENPGKKGWEIADKVKVNEEAIAKDIMPEAATVAFKVSPATVFHFRPRDIQEGAAAGTLRDATAVAGKMLESPMNFHYVDAIDFRHLAMKVSEKIGRHDEAAIEKAIEESWLLKENAKLREVWEKQQKALGQLTEFLATKGKVPTAKDKYRIGWQEMDYYMTTDLANVQIDPSKYAMPKSKENLKEEFFGPDYSTRKFPHLEVPRDKVQFSSKFEPAWNTYYAIYFTMTGLHGLHVIGGALVLAYYLFCGKSMYLSNPEWLANRVEVGGLFWHFVDLVWIFLFPILYLM, encoded by the coding sequence ATGGAAATCCCCTATATCGTCACCCCACGCAAGGACACGGGCCTCTTCAATTCGAAGATCGCCATCTGGCTGTTCCTCGCGTCGGAAGTCATGCTCTTCGGCGGCTTCTTCTCGGCCTACATCTTCCTCCGCATCGATGCGGACTATCCATGGCCGGAGCGCACGCTCCCGGTGCTGCCGGGCCTGATCAATACCTTCGTGCTGATCGCCTCGTCGGTCACCGTGGTCTTCGCCTGGGCGTCGCTGAAGCTCCGCCAATGGGGCAAGTTCCAGGCCTACATGCTCTTCACGGTCTTCTGCTCCTTCGTCTTCATGGGACTGAAGGGCATCGAGTACTACGTGAAGCTCCACCACCAGGCTCTCCGCATGCCGGACTACTCGGTCGTGGAAGGTCACCTCGGCTACAAGCCGAAGGACGGCGTGCATCTTGGCCACGACGAAACACTCAAGGACGACCAGATCGCCCGCGACGTCAACGGCAAGAAGCTCGAGGAAAACCTCATCAACTTTGAGGCCTCGCAGATCACCTATAACACCGTCCGCTACTACAAGCCATGGGTGGAGGGCGTCATCGTCCGCGCTGCCGAGCAGTTCGACACCGTGGTGTTTGAAAAGACCTTCGTTGCTGGCATCGAGGAGGCTGCAGCCACCGCGCTGGAGTCGGAAATCGACAACTTGAAGGAAGGCGAGGCCGACCCGGCGATTCCTGATGCAGCAAAGGTATTCCGCAAGGGAGATGAAATCACCGTCGATGGTCTTCGCCGTTTCATTGCCGAGCAGGAGGAAGCAGAAGTTCCTGCCTTGGCCCGGGAGAAGAAGATTGCCGAAACCCTGATCGCTGCCGCGGTCAATAAGCCGGCCACCGTCAAGCTCGCTGCCGATCTCAAGCTTCAGACCGCTCCGGGCAAGGAAGTTGTCTTCGCCAAGGGCACGGATCTTTCCGTCAAGCTGCTCGACGACATCAAGGCTGCCCACCTGGCCGCCCGCTCGAACAACTCTTCCCACCGCATCGACAGCCTGCGCGAGGAGTGGGACAAGGCTCACAAGGAGAATCCCGGCAAGAAGGGCTGGGAGATCGCCGACAAGGTGAAGGTGAATGAAGAAGCCATCGCCAAGGACATCATGCCGGAGGCGGCCACGGTCGCCTTCAAGGTGAGCCCGGCCACAGTCTTCCACTTCCGCCCTCGCGATATCCAGGAAGGCGCTGCCGCCGGCACGCTGCGCGATGCCACGGCTGTGGCAGGCAAGATGCTCGAGAGCCCGATGAACTTCCACTACGTGGACGCCATCGACTTCCGCCACCTCGCGATGAAGGTGTCCGAGAAGATCGGCCGCCACGACGAGGCCGCGATCGAGAAGGCCATCGAGGAATCCTGGCTGCTCAAGGAAAACGCGAAACTCCGCGAGGTCTGGGAGAAGCAGCAGAAGGCCCTCGGCCAGCTCACCGAATTCCTCGCCACCAAGGGCAAGGTGCCGACCGCCAAGGACAAGTACCGCATCGGCTGGCAGGAGATGGATTACTACATGACGACCGACCTCGCCAACGTGCAGATCGACCCGTCGAAGTACGCAATGCCGAAGTCCAAGGAGAACCTGAAGGAGGAATTCTTCGGCCCCGACTACAGCACCCGCAAGTTCCCGCACCTCGAGGTGCCGCGCGATAAGGTCCAGTTCTCCTCGAAATTCGAGCCGGCTTGGAACACCTATTACGCGATCTACTTCACGATGACCGGCCTCCACGGCCTGCACGTCATCGGCGGTGCGCTGGTGCTCGCCTACTACCTCTTCTGCGGCAAGAGCATGTATCTCAGCAATCCCGAGTGGCTTGCGAACCGCGTCGAAGTCGGCGGCCTCTTCTGGCACTTCGTCGACCTGGTCTGGATCTTCCTCTTCCCGATCCTGTATTTGATGTAA